One part of the Marinobacterium rhizophilum genome encodes these proteins:
- a CDS encoding helix-turn-helix domain-containing protein gives MDYANRSVHRAIQIIELLKINSPLSLEEIHIILDLPKATVFRLLTQMVSEQWLYRYLADGRYSILSPIFSIDKITLIKLEVSNASNKILKSLFQKTAEPSDLAVNIEEFSIVESSFGETNYRMASKEVIGVIPEAKHSSLSKAYMDIGRQEFRNIAYYPRTSQHWEHRFNWKSPYNAIAVPVRFEGSTIGALNIAVIDEEVTPRLIAERYLETLDQASRDIAAALAKAPRTAAFFRNQDRA, from the coding sequence ATGGACTACGCAAACAGATCGGTTCATCGGGCCATACAAATAATTGAACTTCTCAAGATAAACTCCCCACTTTCACTTGAGGAAATTCACATAATTCTGGACTTGCCAAAAGCAACTGTGTTCAGGCTGCTGACACAAATGGTAAGCGAGCAGTGGCTATATCGTTATCTGGCCGATGGACGATACAGTATCTTAAGTCCTATATTTTCCATCGACAAAATAACCTTGATTAAACTTGAAGTATCCAATGCGTCAAATAAAATACTCAAGTCATTATTTCAAAAAACAGCGGAGCCATCCGACTTAGCAGTCAATATAGAGGAGTTCTCTATCGTCGAAAGCAGTTTTGGCGAAACCAACTACCGCATGGCGTCAAAGGAGGTTATCGGCGTTATTCCAGAGGCAAAGCATTCATCGCTATCAAAAGCCTATATGGATATCGGCAGACAGGAGTTTCGCAATATTGCTTACTATCCGAGAACCAGCCAGCACTGGGAGCACCGATTCAACTGGAAATCCCCCTATAACGCCATCGCGGTACCGGTACGCTTCGAGGGAAGTACGATAGGTGCACTCAATATCGCTGTCATAGACGAAGAAGTGACACCGAGGCTCATTGCCGAACGCTACCTCGAAACGCTCGACCAGGCCTCCCGCGACATTGCGGCCGCGCTGGCGAAAGCACCTCGGACGGCGGCGTTCTTTCGCAACCAAGATCGAGCCTGA
- the qhpE gene encoding subtilisin-like serine protease QhpE, with protein MTKPVRVGIVDSGCGDAQLERVDASAGFVIEQQQLWQSEAVPDRLGHGSMVLDIIQALAPASRVVVAQVFHERLSTSAHQVAAAIDWLLEQQVAVINLSLGLRQDRPVLHEACRRALSAGVLLCASSPARGDPVFPAAYPGVFRMTGDARCGRGDISHLGTEFADFGAHVRPLDGRLGASGASMGCAHLSGHLARYLIEQPQPFERDDLSAAQTRLLAARAWLIGQACYQGPERRGPRES; from the coding sequence ATGACTAAGCCGGTGCGGGTCGGCATTGTCGATAGCGGCTGTGGTGATGCGCAGCTGGAGCGGGTGGATGCCAGCGCCGGTTTCGTGATCGAGCAGCAGCAACTGTGGCAGAGCGAGGCGGTGCCCGACCGGCTCGGCCATGGCTCGATGGTGCTGGACATCATTCAGGCGCTGGCGCCGGCCAGCCGTGTTGTGGTGGCGCAGGTGTTCCACGAGCGCTTGTCCACCAGTGCGCACCAGGTGGCGGCCGCTATCGACTGGCTGCTGGAACAGCAGGTGGCGGTGATCAACCTGAGCCTGGGACTGCGCCAGGATCGCCCTGTGCTGCATGAAGCCTGCCGGCGTGCGCTGAGCGCAGGTGTACTGCTTTGTGCATCGAGCCCTGCACGCGGCGATCCGGTGTTTCCTGCGGCTTATCCTGGCGTGTTTCGCATGACCGGCGACGCCCGTTGCGGCCGTGGGGACATCAGTCACCTGGGTACCGAGTTCGCCGATTTTGGCGCCCATGTGCGGCCGCTGGACGGCCGTCTTGGCGCCTCCGGTGCCAGCATGGGCTGCGCCCATCTGAGCGGCCATCTGGCACGGTACCTGATTGAGCAGCCACAGCCGTTCGAGCGCGACGACCTGTCCGCGGCACAGACCCGCTTGCTGGCGGCCAGGGCCTGGCTGATCGGGCAGGCGTGCTACCAGGGCCCTGAGCGGCGCGGCCCTCGCGAGTCTTGA
- the qhpC gene encoding quinohemoprotein amine dehydrogenase subunit gamma, which produces MSTEDVEDAVAMQTVVGCTATTDPGWELDPFGGLGSLCQPMESDLYGCADACWWPAQVPDTMNTYPEWGEGVTKADKDWRKLDGIFEDGE; this is translated from the coding sequence GTGAGCACGGAAGACGTTGAAGATGCTGTGGCGATGCAGACGGTAGTGGGTTGCACTGCAACCACCGATCCCGGCTGGGAGCTGGACCCCTTTGGCGGCCTGGGGTCGCTGTGTCAGCCGATGGAGTCCGACCTTTACGGTTGCGCCGATGCCTGCTGGTGGCCGGCACAGGTACCGGACACCATGAACACCTACCCCGAATGGGGTGAGGGTGTGACGAAGGCAGACAAGGACTGGCGCAAGCTGGACGGTATCTTTGAGGACGGTGAGTAA
- a CDS encoding SPASM domain-containing protein has product MQQFGFGGGGGVQVVQQLIYHELGFAEVGFGPVTSGDIEEYNLTADEQIEVFAGMKRLGLKYLEAASRGENFGFGNMHQMLTEMYEGNKKLLPCGARVGLLAVDKDGGLNLCHRFTGSDMPLFGNVETGIDKPRLVEFVEQRLDRSNTGCETCRIRNLCSGGCYHESYARYGDPSRPAYHYCDLLRDWIDYSVEIYSRIMLRNPGFFEAYVSPRRSA; this is encoded by the coding sequence GTGCAGCAGTTCGGTTTTGGCGGCGGCGGGGGCGTTCAGGTCGTCCAGCAGCTGATTTACCACGAGCTGGGCTTTGCCGAAGTGGGCTTTGGGCCTGTGACCTCGGGGGATATCGAGGAATACAACCTCACCGCTGACGAGCAGATCGAGGTGTTCGCCGGCATGAAGCGCCTGGGGCTGAAGTACCTGGAGGCGGCCTCCCGGGGCGAGAACTTCGGTTTTGGCAACATGCACCAGATGCTCACCGAGATGTACGAGGGCAACAAGAAATTGCTGCCCTGCGGTGCCCGTGTCGGCCTGCTGGCGGTGGACAAGGACGGCGGGCTTAACCTCTGCCACCGTTTCACCGGTTCCGACATGCCGCTGTTCGGCAATGTCGAGACCGGAATCGACAAGCCGCGCCTGGTCGAGTTCGTCGAGCAACGCCTGGATCGCAGCAATACCGGCTGTGAAACCTGCCGCATCCGCAACCTCTGTTCGGGAGGCTGCTACCACGAAAGTTATGCCAGATATGGCGATCCGTCTCGACCGGCTTACCACTACTGCGATCTGCTGCGTGACTGGATCGATTACAGTGTGGAAATCTATTCGCGGATCATGCTCAGGAACCCGGGGTTCTTCGAGGCCTACGTCTCTCCGAGGAGGAGTGCCTGA
- a CDS encoding Hpt domain-containing protein has translation MVNQLLDDLNAPAAAKTELLHKLAGTCANFGLARLAARCRALEKVDTPVDDKQLAQLRDLYRHSLEALG, from the coding sequence GTGGTAAATCAGCTGCTGGACGACCTGAACGCCCCCGCCGCCGCCAAAACCGAACTGCTGCACAAGCTGGCCGGCACCTGTGCAAATTTCGGTCTAGCGAGGCTGGCAGCACGCTGCCGCGCGCTGGAAAAGGTCGACACCCCGGTCGATGACAAACAGCTCGCGCAGTTGCGTGACCTCTACCGGCACAGCCTCGAGGCGCTGGGTTAG
- a CDS encoding DUF5058 family protein, with product MNYEEISGSGGMWAACSLVVILVIFQATIFIVKARKTAVTLGLASADLRTGLKIAAISSIGPSCAVGLAMLSLMVSLGAPFAWMRLSVIGSVPYELFAADSAAKAVGTEIGTASFGIDAYVNIVWTCTLGATGWLLVVMLFAHRFNDIRNYVVRGRADLLPILSGCAMIGAVAYFSAPQVTKSVTHAVAYMVSGLCLLVLNLIGNKLKMAWVSDWSFGVAIFVGMFCTLI from the coding sequence ATGAACTACGAAGAAATTTCCGGTTCCGGCGGCATGTGGGCTGCCTGCAGCCTTGTGGTAATTCTGGTTATATTTCAAGCGACTATATTTATCGTCAAGGCCCGCAAAACTGCGGTTACGCTGGGGCTTGCAAGTGCGGATCTTCGGACCGGACTGAAAATCGCGGCCATCAGCTCCATAGGCCCGTCGTGCGCGGTCGGTTTGGCGATGCTTTCGCTCATGGTCAGTCTGGGCGCTCCTTTCGCGTGGATGCGACTGTCGGTTATTGGGTCTGTCCCTTACGAATTGTTTGCGGCCGATAGTGCGGCAAAGGCTGTCGGTACGGAAATAGGCACTGCGTCCTTCGGGATCGATGCCTATGTGAATATCGTATGGACATGCACGCTAGGTGCAACAGGTTGGCTTCTTGTGGTAATGCTCTTTGCACATCGTTTTAACGATATTCGCAATTATGTCGTACGGGGACGTGCCGACCTTCTGCCTATTTTGTCGGGCTGCGCAATGATTGGCGCCGTCGCCTACTTTAGTGCACCCCAAGTGACGAAAAGCGTTACCCATGCTGTCGCCTATATGGTCAGCGGGCTCTGTCTGCTTGTCCTCAATCTTATCGGCAACAAACTTAAAATGGCGTGGGTGTCGGACTGGTCGTTTGGTGTGGCTATTTTTGTCGGCATGTTTTGTACACTTATATAA
- a CDS encoding ABC transporter ATP-binding protein translates to MLNWLVNAIHADNKDVLRLGFQWLYGFVRPHRRAIGGLLLLSFVATLLVLLQPWLTKLLIDDGLLAGDYPALVKIALGMILVGIFSTALGGLNRYLHTRLSGRILFALRADLYAHLQKLSPSFFGRRRIGDLLSRIDGDVAEIQRFAVDSLFSAVSSVIGLIGALVLLLTLSWELSLLVLVLVPLETLWLRWMRRKVEQRVRVLRERSADLSSFLVETLPAMKFIQSVGQEGPERARLQQHSDNYLGGLLRLQVTEFFTHAIPGTLTSLTRAAAFLIGGWWVINGQWQLGSLIAFSTYLGMATGPVNSLLGLYVAIQRMSVSLGRVNELRQAPVDVDASATPVPLPAGLRGELRLEDVTFAYPGREQAVLNGVSCHIRPGQKVALSGASGVGKSTLIDLLQRHFDPQAGQLSLDGLDIRQLSLVELRRAIAVVSQDITLFRGSLADNIRYACPGAPDDAVLQAARQAQLGDLVDALPEGMHSLMGERGQQLSGGQRQRIAIARALLQQPAVLVLDEATSAVDEATEAQVIAAVDRLFAGRTRILISHRRSTLAGADLTLLMADGQLREAGEVAIEAPGND, encoded by the coding sequence ATGCTGAACTGGCTGGTAAATGCCATCCACGCCGATAACAAGGACGTGCTGCGCCTTGGTTTTCAGTGGCTGTACGGCTTTGTGCGTCCGCACCGCCGGGCCATTGGCGGTCTGCTGCTGCTGTCCTTTGTGGCAACCCTGCTGGTGCTGCTGCAGCCCTGGCTGACCAAGCTGCTGATCGACGATGGCCTGCTGGCCGGCGATTACCCGGCGCTGGTAAAAATCGCCCTGGGCATGATCCTGGTGGGCATATTTAGCACGGCGCTCGGCGGCCTGAACCGCTACCTGCACACAAGGCTGTCCGGACGCATCCTGTTCGCGCTGCGCGCGGACCTGTACGCGCACCTGCAGAAGCTGTCTCCATCCTTTTTTGGCCGCCGTCGTATCGGTGACCTGCTGTCGCGCATCGATGGCGATGTGGCGGAGATCCAGCGCTTTGCCGTCGACAGCCTGTTTTCCGCCGTCAGCAGCGTTATCGGTCTTATCGGTGCCCTGGTGCTGCTGCTGACCCTGTCGTGGGAATTGTCGCTGCTGGTGCTGGTGCTGGTCCCGCTGGAAACCCTCTGGCTGCGCTGGATGCGGCGCAAGGTGGAGCAGCGGGTGCGGGTGTTGCGTGAGCGCTCGGCGGACCTGTCGAGCTTTCTGGTGGAAACCCTGCCTGCGATGAAGTTTATCCAGTCGGTGGGGCAGGAAGGGCCGGAGCGGGCCCGCTTGCAGCAGCACAGTGACAACTACCTGGGGGGGCTGCTGAGGCTTCAGGTCACCGAATTCTTCACCCATGCCATTCCCGGCACCCTGACTTCCCTGACTCGCGCCGCGGCCTTTCTGATCGGGGGCTGGTGGGTGATCAACGGCCAGTGGCAGCTGGGTTCCCTGATCGCGTTTTCCACGTACCTCGGCATGGCGACGGGGCCTGTGAACAGCCTGCTGGGGCTCTACGTGGCCATCCAGCGCATGAGCGTGAGCCTGGGACGGGTGAACGAACTGCGCCAGGCGCCGGTGGATGTGGATGCCAGCGCCACGCCCGTGCCGTTGCCGGCAGGGCTGCGGGGCGAGCTACGCCTTGAGGACGTGACCTTTGCCTATCCCGGGCGCGAGCAGGCGGTGCTGAACGGGGTGAGTTGTCACATTCGGCCGGGGCAGAAGGTGGCACTCAGTGGCGCCTCGGGCGTGGGCAAGTCGACGTTGATCGACCTGCTGCAGCGTCATTTCGACCCGCAGGCCGGCCAGCTGAGCCTCGATGGTCTCGATATCCGCCAGCTGAGCCTGGTGGAGCTGCGGCGTGCCATTGCGGTGGTCAGCCAGGATATCACGCTGTTTCGCGGCAGCCTCGCCGACAACATTCGCTATGCCTGTCCCGGCGCTCCGGATGACGCCGTGCTGCAAGCCGCCCGGCAGGCACAGCTCGGGGACCTGGTAGACGCCCTGCCCGAGGGGATGCATAGCCTGATGGGCGAGCGCGGTCAGCAGCTGTCCGGTGGCCAGCGCCAGCGTATCGCCATAGCCCGGGCGCTGTTGCAGCAACCTGCGGTGCTGGTGCTGGATGAGGCCACATCGGCGGTTGACGAGGCCACCGAGGCACAGGTAATTGCCGCAGTGGACCGGCTCTTTGCCGGTCGCACCCGCATCCTGATCAGTCATAGGCGCAGCACCCTGGCCGGTGCCGACCTGACGCTGCTGATGGCCGACGGCCAGCTGCGTGAAGCGGGCGAGGTTGCTATCGAGGCGCCGGGCAATGACTAA
- a CDS encoding OprD family outer membrane porin gives MKKTLLGLALGGLVPLAPSASASVLLDGDELRLTYKNFYWTESVDDSTGQYAGSKRDEWVHAALVDYSTGYIGGWLKLDYGFAAADQLHIGADVTDVSNLPPNRNDISDPNGTAATQTAYLGTRFGNDKVTFNLGAGKKRRSELLYNDSNSRILPSTTVGYDLDANVGGLRLYYTEFDKHSPRNQGTWGESLKTIGGEKIDAVRYYGARYDAGNGLVLDLTELEAVDYIKERYAKGAYSLALENGDKLSFSLIWGDQQDAGSLFEYGGLGGYAPPGDLDAKFYDAGIRYGFGGLTLGLNYLVTRDDDLNRVLFSSDHGTWETSGNSWSRDALEDEQVVTASLGVNFAEYGVPGLSWTLKAAHSSDARGYDNFSRNEYSSLLSYAFQNELKGLSLTWWAVDHQATGVIDGVDRTVKVVGPAGLERKDANRLYLVYSRAF, from the coding sequence ATGAAAAAGACTCTGCTTGGCCTCGCGCTGGGCGGCCTGGTGCCGCTTGCGCCTTCTGCATCCGCTTCGGTTCTGCTTGACGGAGACGAACTGCGGCTGACCTACAAGAACTTCTACTGGACGGAGTCCGTTGACGACAGCACCGGCCAGTACGCCGGTAGCAAGCGTGACGAATGGGTGCATGCCGCGCTGGTCGATTACAGTACCGGCTATATCGGTGGCTGGCTCAAACTCGACTATGGCTTTGCCGCCGCCGATCAGCTCCATATCGGCGCCGATGTCACCGACGTCTCCAACCTGCCGCCCAACCGGAACGACATCAGCGATCCGAACGGTACCGCCGCCACCCAGACCGCCTACCTGGGCACGCGCTTCGGCAACGACAAGGTGACCTTCAACCTCGGTGCAGGCAAGAAGCGCCGCTCCGAGTTGCTGTACAACGACTCGAACTCCCGGATCCTCCCCTCGACCACGGTCGGTTACGACCTCGACGCCAACGTCGGCGGCCTGCGGCTCTACTACACCGAGTTCGACAAGCACAGTCCGCGCAACCAGGGTACCTGGGGCGAGTCGCTGAAAACCATCGGTGGCGAGAAGATAGACGCGGTACGGTACTACGGCGCCCGTTACGACGCCGGCAACGGTCTGGTGCTGGACCTGACCGAGCTCGAGGCCGTGGACTACATCAAGGAGCGCTACGCCAAGGGCGCCTACAGTCTGGCGCTGGAGAACGGCGACAAGCTGAGCTTCAGCCTGATCTGGGGCGACCAGCAGGACGCCGGCAGCCTGTTCGAGTACGGCGGCCTCGGTGGCTACGCGCCGCCCGGCGACCTTGACGCTAAGTTCTACGATGCCGGTATTCGCTACGGCTTCGGCGGCCTGACCCTGGGGCTCAACTACCTGGTGACCCGCGACGACGACTTGAACCGGGTGCTTTTCTCCAGCGACCACGGCACCTGGGAAACCAGCGGCAACAGCTGGTCGCGTGATGCGCTGGAGGACGAGCAGGTGGTGACGGCCTCGCTGGGCGTGAATTTCGCCGAATACGGCGTGCCGGGCCTTAGCTGGACCCTGAAGGCGGCGCACTCGAGCGACGCACGCGGCTACGACAACTTCAGCCGCAACGAGTACTCTAGCCTGCTGAGCTACGCGTTCCAGAACGAACTCAAGGGGCTGTCGCTGACCTGGTGGGCGGTTGACCATCAGGCTACCGGCGTGATCGACGGCGTCGACCGAACCGTCAAGGTCGTCGGCCCTGCGGGGCTGGAACGCAAGGACGCCAATCGCCTCTACCTGGTTTACTCGCGGGCCTTCTGA
- a CDS encoding amidohydrolase: protein MTDSTVARFRDRIDLGIDGVEADVRALYRDLHQHPELPFQEFNTSRKLAEALETHGFEVTRGVGRTGVVALLRNGEGPTLMLRGDMDALPILEQTGLDYASCATAEGVDGERVPVMHACGHDLHSSCLVGAAAVLAGMQDCWRGTLMVVGQPAEEIFGGARAMLDDGLYERFARPDIIFGQHNMPALAGTVGHIAGQAMSAASSIGVTIHGDGGHGSMPANTVDPVVIAAHVVTRLQTIVSREVPPEETVVVTVGKLHAGTQGNIIPHSADLEINVRSFDNALHARVLESIRRIVQAECDAGRSPKPPEFRLLSETITLVNDPASVDRVRTAHAAFFGDDGLFEMQRVNGSEDFPYFGNAAAGGFGGDDIPYVYWFVGAVTPERWRETPGQGVMAKMAHLEMPHSPYYNPGHDTALRAGIGAMVSATLAYLGR, encoded by the coding sequence ATGACAGACAGCACAGTGGCCCGGTTCAGGGATCGCATCGATCTTGGCATCGATGGCGTCGAGGCCGACGTTCGGGCTCTCTACCGGGACCTCCATCAGCATCCGGAGTTGCCGTTCCAGGAGTTCAATACCAGTCGCAAGCTCGCCGAGGCGCTGGAGACTCACGGTTTCGAGGTCACGCGCGGCGTCGGCCGAACCGGTGTGGTGGCGTTGCTGCGCAACGGCGAGGGGCCGACCCTGATGCTGCGCGGCGACATGGATGCGTTGCCGATCCTCGAGCAGACCGGACTCGACTACGCCAGCTGCGCCACGGCCGAAGGCGTCGACGGCGAGCGGGTGCCGGTGATGCACGCCTGCGGCCATGACCTTCACAGCAGTTGCCTGGTTGGCGCCGCGGCGGTGCTGGCAGGTATGCAGGATTGCTGGCGGGGCACGCTGATGGTGGTCGGCCAGCCGGCCGAGGAGATTTTCGGCGGCGCCCGGGCGATGCTGGACGACGGGCTCTACGAGCGCTTTGCACGGCCCGATATCATCTTCGGCCAGCACAACATGCCGGCGCTGGCCGGTACCGTCGGCCATATCGCCGGACAGGCGATGTCCGCGGCCAGCTCCATCGGCGTCACCATACACGGCGACGGCGGTCATGGCTCGATGCCCGCCAACACCGTCGATCCCGTGGTGATCGCCGCGCATGTGGTGACACGGCTGCAGACCATCGTCTCGCGAGAGGTGCCGCCCGAGGAGACGGTGGTGGTCACCGTCGGCAAGCTGCACGCCGGTACCCAGGGCAATATCATTCCACACAGCGCCGACCTCGAAATCAACGTGCGCAGCTTCGACAACGCGCTGCACGCGCGGGTTCTGGAGTCTATCCGGCGCATAGTGCAGGCCGAGTGCGACGCCGGTCGCTCGCCGAAGCCGCCGGAGTTCCGGCTGTTGAGCGAGACCATCACACTGGTCAACGACCCGGCCAGCGTGGACCGGGTTCGCACGGCGCACGCCGCCTTCTTCGGCGACGATGGCCTGTTCGAGATGCAGCGGGTCAACGGCAGCGAGGACTTTCCGTATTTCGGCAATGCCGCCGCTGGCGGTTTCGGCGGTGACGATATCCCTTACGTGTACTGGTTCGTCGGTGCGGTGACACCGGAGCGCTGGCGCGAAACGCCGGGGCAGGGCGTGATGGCAAAAATGGCGCACCTGGAGATGCCGCACTCGCCCTACTACAACCCGGGGCACGACACCGCGTTGCGCGCCGGCATCGGTGCCATGGTGTCGGCGACTCTGGCTTATCTGGGGCGCTGA
- a CDS encoding C45 family autoproteolytic acyltransferase/hydolase, translating to MKHCYLSGTDYEIGFQHGEACRDEIAASLATYDYMFENLAGFSWNDVREIASRELARLELLLPGCCQEIRGIAAGSGVELLDIVALNIRSEILFSLGRKEVADGCTSLAITASRADQSSLLLAQNWDWLESQRSACVVLTVKPAQGSSYLTVTEAGILAKVGFNAAGIGVCLNALSAGFSSDGIPVHFHLREVLRKDRLSAAMDQIVKQPHICAAHYLIASREGMAFGLEATPTQVAVLEPVDGALFHSNHLLHTRHALLRDDTPKVMGASSYVRLGAINRALTRPGPVGRDDIKTMLASHDSHPEGVCQHPTGGDGIAGRVATVFSIIMDLEGGTADICFGNPCESQYLSLALET from the coding sequence ATGAAACACTGTTATTTAAGCGGTACCGATTACGAAATTGGCTTTCAGCACGGTGAAGCCTGTCGTGACGAAATCGCCGCTAGTCTCGCGACCTATGATTATATGTTCGAAAATCTGGCCGGGTTTTCCTGGAACGATGTCCGAGAGATCGCCAGCCGGGAACTTGCCCGCCTTGAGCTGCTGCTACCCGGGTGCTGCCAGGAAATACGCGGGATCGCCGCCGGCTCTGGGGTGGAATTGCTCGATATCGTCGCTCTGAATATCCGCAGCGAGATCCTCTTCTCGCTAGGGAGGAAGGAGGTCGCGGATGGCTGCACGTCACTCGCGATCACCGCATCGCGAGCGGACCAGTCGTCGTTGCTGCTGGCCCAGAACTGGGACTGGCTGGAGTCTCAGCGTAGTGCCTGTGTCGTGCTGACTGTGAAGCCCGCGCAGGGGAGTTCCTACCTGACCGTGACCGAGGCTGGCATTCTGGCCAAAGTCGGGTTCAATGCGGCCGGTATCGGCGTCTGTCTGAACGCTCTGTCGGCCGGCTTCAGTTCGGACGGAATTCCAGTTCATTTCCATCTGCGGGAAGTGCTGAGAAAAGACCGGCTCAGCGCGGCGATGGACCAGATCGTCAAACAGCCGCATATCTGTGCTGCGCATTACCTGATCGCGAGCCGTGAAGGCATGGCATTCGGACTCGAGGCTACGCCGACCCAGGTCGCGGTGCTGGAGCCAGTAGACGGGGCCCTGTTCCATAGCAACCATCTGTTGCACACTCGGCATGCGCTTCTGCGCGACGATACCCCGAAGGTGATGGGGGCTAGCAGTTATGTTCGCCTCGGTGCGATCAACCGGGCCCTCACGCGTCCCGGCCCGGTTGGCCGGGACGATATTAAGACCATGCTGGCCAGTCATGACTCGCATCCCGAAGGTGTCTGCCAGCACCCGACGGGGGGAGACGGAATCGCCGGAAGGGTGGCAACCGTATTTTCGATCATCATGGACTTGGAAGGCGGCACGGCCGATATCTGTTTCGGAAACCCGTGTGAATCCCAATACCTGAGTCTTGCACTAGAAACCTAA
- a CDS encoding amidase family protein, giving the protein MVLIAGGSDMMGSLRNPTAYNSVIGFRPIQGCA; this is encoded by the coding sequence ATGGTACTGATTGCTGGCGGCAGCGACATGATGGGCTCGCTGCGCAACCCGACGGCCTACAACAGCGTCATCGGTTTCCGCCCAATCCAGGGGTGCGCGTGA
- a CDS encoding GFA family protein produces MQLEGSCHCGSIHFSVYSAHPYPFNQCYCSICRKTAGGGGYAINLGADYNTLKVAGRQDISVYQAKIRDPETGECRQSSGQRNFCKHCGSALWLWDPRWPELVHPFASAIDTDLPLPPQHTHMMLESKASWVPVHQEPEDSLFNTYPQESLAAWHQRLGIEEPET; encoded by the coding sequence ATGCAGCTCGAAGGTTCATGCCATTGCGGCAGTATCCATTTCAGCGTTTATTCCGCTCACCCCTACCCCTTCAACCAGTGTTACTGCTCCATCTGCCGGAAAACCGCAGGCGGTGGGGGTTACGCCATTAACCTGGGGGCAGACTACAACACGCTAAAAGTTGCAGGCCGGCAAGATATCAGCGTCTACCAGGCAAAAATCCGTGACCCCGAAACAGGCGAATGCAGGCAGAGTTCCGGGCAACGAAACTTTTGCAAGCACTGCGGCAGCGCGCTGTGGCTATGGGACCCGCGCTGGCCGGAGCTCGTGCATCCATTTGCCAGCGCAATTGACACCGACCTGCCGTTACCCCCACAGCATACGCACATGATGCTGGAGTCAAAGGCGAGCTGGGTGCCTGTCCACCAGGAGCCAGAGGACTCGCTATTTAACACGTACCCGCAGGAGTCGCTCGCCGCCTGGCACCAGCGCCTGGGGATTGAGGAACCAGAGACCTGA